The window CGCAAGTCATGCCTTCAACACCACATATCCATGATGCCATGCAGCATGGTATGGTGAGTGAACTGGTTTATGATGAAAAACATCCTATTATGGATTACATCCTACTACCAATGTTGCGCCAATTTGGTGTGCAATCTCGCTGGTTGCTTTGGTTGAGTCCAAATAAAAAGTTGAGTCGCCATTGGCTAGAGCAGTCTGGTTTACCTATAAATAAAATCATGCAATTAAGTAATATGCCGTCAATAACGACAATAGATGCAATGGA of the Providencia stuartii genome contains:
- the sulA gene encoding SOS-induced cell division inhibitor SulA, translated to MAIYSWNKATEHSVNHSTQVMPSTPHIHDAMQHGMVSELVYDEKHPIMDYILLPMLRQFGVQSRWLLWLSPNKKLSRHWLEQSGLPINKIMQLSNMPSITTIDAMEKALKSGNYSVVLGWLPELNEQDFARLQSAAQEGHSIGFIMRPQKTHNIASIHSGQLNNLKIHSNYYH